One segment of Alphaproteobacteria bacterium DNA contains the following:
- a CDS encoding Crp/Fnr family transcriptional regulator, with protein MSRQVFERQTFQPGESVFKQGEAPRCAYLIQAGNIDIVANETVVDTLGPGDIFGEMALVDDEPRSAAAVAKGAATVVLISKQDFEQRIAKADPFTRALLKLFSKRLRKMTSGAA; from the coding sequence GTGTCACGGCAAGTATTCGAGCGTCAGACCTTTCAGCCCGGCGAATCCGTCTTCAAGCAGGGCGAGGCGCCGCGTTGCGCCTACCTGATTCAGGCCGGCAACATCGACATCGTGGCCAACGAGACGGTGGTCGACACCTTGGGCCCCGGCGATATCTTCGGCGAGATGGCGCTGGTCGACGATGAGCCGCGCTCGGCCGCCGCCGTAGCCAAGGGGGCGGCGACGGTAGTACTGATCTCGAAGCAGGATTTCGAACAACGCATCGCCAAGGCCGATCCCTTCACGCGGGCATTGCTCAAGCTGTTTTCCAAGCGCCTGCGCAAGATGACCTCGGGAGCCGCCTAG
- a CDS encoding EamA family transporter has translation MDAWIAITIAAAFFQNLRMAVQKHLTARLSTAGATSVRFYYAFPLAALYALAVANLTGQALPPANTSFVLYAMVGGGAQIVATALLVSLFSLRNFAVGTTFSKTETVQAAVFGIVILSDPLSAWALAGILVSLAGVMAISMARGKAGLGGLARGLSGRPALLGMASGAAFAVSVVSYRAAALSLESGGVALRAGLTLAVVTVMQTIAMTVYLRWREPGQISLVFRSWRVSVWAGIFGTAASACWFTAFTLQNAAYVRAVGQVELVFTFAISYFFFRERATPVEIAGILLVVAGILVLLQG, from the coding sequence ATGGACGCCTGGATCGCCATCACCATTGCCGCCGCCTTTTTCCAGAATCTGCGCATGGCGGTGCAGAAACACCTGACGGCGCGTCTCAGTACCGCCGGCGCCACCTCCGTGCGCTTCTACTATGCCTTTCCCCTGGCCGCTCTCTACGCCCTGGCGGTGGCCAACTTGACGGGCCAGGCGCTGCCCCCGGCCAATACCTCGTTCGTGCTCTACGCCATGGTTGGCGGCGGCGCCCAGATCGTCGCCACGGCGCTCCTGGTGTCGCTCTTTTCGCTGCGCAACTTCGCCGTCGGCACGACCTTTTCCAAGACCGAGACGGTGCAGGCGGCGGTCTTCGGCATCGTCATTTTGTCCGACCCGTTGAGCGCCTGGGCGCTGGCTGGAATCCTGGTCAGCCTGGCCGGCGTGATGGCCATCTCGATGGCCCGTGGCAAGGCCGGCCTGGGCGGCCTTGCCCGGGGCTTGAGCGGGCGGCCGGCGCTCTTGGGCATGGCCTCTGGGGCGGCTTTCGCGGTTTCCGTGGTCTCCTACCGGGCGGCGGCTTTGTCGTTGGAAAGCGGCGGCGTGGCGCTGCGGGCCGGACTGACCCTGGCCGTGGTGACGGTGATGCAAACCATCGCCATGACGGTCTACTTGCGCTGGCGCGAGCCCGGCCAGATCAGCCTCGTCTTCCGCTCCTGGCGGGTCTCGGTCTGGGCCGGCATCTTCGGCACCGCCGCCTCGGCGTGTTGGTTCACCGCCTTCACGCTGCAGAACGCGGCCTACGTTCGGGCCGTGGGCCAGGTCGAGCTGGTCTTCACTTTCGCCATTTCGTATTTCTTCTTCCGCGAACGCGCCACACCGGTCGAGATCGCCGGAATCCTGCTCGTCGTGGCCGGCATCCTGGTGCTGCTGCAGGGCTAG
- a CDS encoding methyltransferase domain-containing protein: MLAGLEREGKDLAALQPADLYPFDQDHYGHLDAVRTIAARLELAPGHQVLDVCAGLGGPARFLAASFGVKVQGLDLNAGRVAGAEKLTHLVGLDARCRFAEGDATNMPFAGQSFDAALSQEAFLHIADKPALFTELRRVLRPGGRLCFTDWLAGPGLSPADRQRLQSGIMAQAIHEPEEYRDLIAAAGFQAIIHEDLSAWWHDLLIQRLEMFRGMEAGTVASFGQQRHETYITAYEFFVGRITEGRLGGGRFTATA; encoded by the coding sequence GTGCTGGCCGGACTGGAACGCGAGGGCAAGGACCTGGCGGCGCTGCAGCCCGCCGACCTCTACCCCTTTGATCAGGACCACTACGGCCACCTCGATGCCGTGCGCACCATCGCAGCCCGGCTCGAGCTCGCGCCCGGGCACCAAGTGCTCGACGTCTGCGCCGGCCTCGGCGGGCCGGCCCGCTTTCTGGCCGCCAGCTTTGGCGTCAAGGTGCAGGGCCTCGACCTCAACGCCGGCCGCGTCGCCGGGGCGGAAAAACTGACGCACCTGGTTGGGCTGGACGCTCGGTGCAGGTTCGCCGAGGGCGATGCCACGAACATGCCGTTTGCCGGGCAGAGCTTCGATGCGGCGCTCTCGCAAGAAGCCTTTCTCCACATCGCCGACAAGCCGGCGCTGTTCACTGAGTTGCGCCGCGTGCTCAGGCCGGGCGGCCGGCTCTGCTTCACGGACTGGCTGGCCGGCCCCGGCCTCTCGCCGGCCGACCGCCAGCGGCTGCAAAGCGGCATCATGGCCCAGGCCATCCACGAGCCCGAGGAGTACCGCGATCTGATAGCTGCCGCCGGCTTCCAGGCCATCATCCACGAGGACCTCTCGGCCTGGTGGCACGATCTGCTCATCCAGCGTCTGGAAATGTTCCGCGGCATGGAAGCTGGCACCGTGGCCAGCTTCGGCCAACAGCGCCACGAGACCTACATCACGGCTTACGAGTTCTTCGTCGGTCGCATCACCGAAGGCCGCCTCGGCGGCGGTCGCTTCACGGCTACTGCCTAG
- a CDS encoding methyltransferase domain-containing protein gives MTDELIADDVIVDAEALREQVREKYREVALEPEREFHFHTGRPLAKRLGYDQALVDALPDAAVESFAGVASPFALQALQAGERVVDVGSGAGFDSFIAAAQVGAEGQVVGVDMTEEMLLKSRATAQQMNCRQVEFRDGLAEELPIEDGWADAVVSNGVINLCADKQRVFSEIARVLKPGGRLQFADIANGQPVPASAVRDIDLWTA, from the coding sequence ATGACCGACGAGTTGATCGCGGACGACGTCATCGTCGACGCGGAGGCGCTGCGCGAACAGGTCCGGGAAAAATACCGCGAGGTGGCGCTGGAGCCCGAGCGCGAATTTCATTTCCATACCGGACGGCCGCTGGCCAAGCGGCTGGGCTACGACCAGGCGCTGGTCGATGCCTTGCCCGATGCGGCCGTCGAATCCTTTGCCGGCGTCGCCAGCCCGTTTGCCTTGCAAGCGCTGCAAGCGGGCGAACGCGTGGTCGACGTGGGCTCGGGCGCCGGCTTCGACAGTTTCATCGCGGCCGCCCAGGTCGGTGCCGAAGGCCAGGTCGTGGGCGTCGACATGACCGAGGAAATGCTGCTCAAATCCCGCGCCACGGCGCAGCAAATGAATTGCCGCCAGGTCGAATTCCGCGACGGCCTGGCCGAAGAACTGCCTATCGAGGATGGCTGGGCCGACGCCGTCGTCTCGAACGGCGTGATCAACCTCTGCGCCGACAAGCAGCGGGTGTTCAGCGAAATCGCGCGCGTGCTCAAGCCGGGCGGCCGGCTGCAGTTCGCCGACATCGCCAACGGCCAGCCGGTACCGGCCTCGGCGGTGCGCGACATCGACTTATGGACGGCCTGA
- a CDS encoding amidohydrolase family protein has translation MSWSSPESSGDKDVKIDIYNHIFPQIYFDAMMKVAPAHTDMGKRVRNIPILTDLDIRFRCMDLFGEYQQILSLASPPIEVLADAETSPELARLANDGMAELCRKYPDRFPGFVASLPLNNPEASLAEAERALSELGARGTQIFSNAAGRPMDEPDFMPLYDLMAAHDLPIWLHPARGAKHPDYLGEEKSLYEIWWTFGWPYETSVAMARLVFAGLFDKHPGLKIITHHLGAMVPYFEGRVGPGWDQLGSRTSDQDYGALLDQLEKRPLDYFKMFYADSAVFGSASATRCGLDFFGADKVLFASDSPFDPEKGPGYIRETIAVLDGLGLSPAELEQIYRGNAVKLLKLEGD, from the coding sequence ATGTCATGGAGTTCGCCTGAAAGCAGCGGAGACAAAGACGTGAAAATCGACATCTACAACCACATCTTTCCGCAAATCTATTTCGACGCCATGATGAAGGTGGCACCCGCTCACACCGACATGGGCAAGCGGGTGCGCAACATTCCCATCCTCACCGACCTCGACATCCGCTTCCGCTGTATGGACCTGTTCGGCGAATATCAACAGATACTCTCGCTGGCCTCGCCGCCTATCGAGGTCTTGGCCGACGCCGAGACCTCGCCCGAGCTCGCCCGGCTGGCCAACGACGGCATGGCCGAACTCTGCCGGAAATACCCTGATCGCTTCCCCGGCTTCGTCGCTTCGCTGCCGCTCAACAACCCCGAGGCCAGCCTGGCCGAGGCCGAACGGGCGCTCAGCGAACTGGGTGCCCGGGGCACGCAGATCTTCTCCAACGCCGCCGGCCGGCCCATGGACGAGCCCGACTTCATGCCGCTCTACGACCTCATGGCCGCGCACGACCTGCCGATTTGGCTGCATCCGGCCCGGGGCGCCAAGCATCCCGATTACCTGGGCGAGGAGAAATCCCTCTACGAGATCTGGTGGACCTTCGGCTGGCCCTACGAGACCTCGGTGGCGATGGCGCGGCTGGTCTTCGCCGGACTCTTCGACAAGCACCCCGGCCTCAAGATCATCACCCACCACCTGGGTGCCATGGTGCCCTATTTCGAGGGCCGTGTGGGACCGGGCTGGGACCAGCTCGGCAGCCGCACCTCGGACCAGGACTATGGCGCGCTGCTCGACCAACTGGAAAAGCGGCCGCTGGACTATTTCAAGATGTTCTATGCCGATTCGGCGGTCTTTGGCTCGGCCTCGGCAACGCGCTGCGGTCTCGATTTCTTCGGTGCGGACAAGGTGCTGTTCGCTTCCGATTCGCCCTTCGATCCGGAAAAGGGGCCGGGCTATATCCGCGAGACCATCGCCGTCCTCGACGGCCTCGGCTTGAGCCCGGCCGAGCTCGAGCAGATCTATCGCGGCAACGCCGTCAAGCTGCTCAAGCTCGAGGGCGACTGA